The following are encoded in a window of Arvicanthis niloticus isolate mArvNil1 chromosome 1, mArvNil1.pat.X, whole genome shotgun sequence genomic DNA:
- the Fxyd1 gene encoding phospholemman isoform X2 codes for MGAMASPGHILALCVCLLSMASAEAPQEPDPFTYDYHTLRIGGLTIAGILFILGILIILSKRCRCKFNQQQRTGEPDEEEGTFRSSIRRLSTRRR; via the exons ATGGG GGCAATGGCATCTCCCGGCCACATCctggctctctgtgtgtgtctcctctcCATGGCCAGTGCAG aagcCCCACAGGAACCAGATCCATTCACCTACG ATTACCACACCCTGCGGATCGGCGGCCTCACTATTGCTGGGATCCTCTTCATCTTGGGCATCCTTATCATCCTTA GCAAGAGATGTCGGTGCAAATTCAACCAACAGCAGAG AACTGGGGAACCTGATGAAGAGGAGGGAACTTTCCGCAGCTCCATCCGCC GTCTGTCCACCCGCAGGCGGTAG
- the Fxyd1 gene encoding phospholemman isoform X1, whose translation MQVCGFGKGGPVSVTVEAMASPGHILALCVCLLSMASAEAPQEPDPFTYDYHTLRIGGLTIAGILFILGILIILSKRCRCKFNQQQRTGEPDEEEGTFRSSIRRLSTRRR comes from the exons ATGCAAGTCTGTGGCTTTGGAAAGGGTGGCCCCGTGTCTGTGACTGTAGA GGCAATGGCATCTCCCGGCCACATCctggctctctgtgtgtgtctcctctcCATGGCCAGTGCAG aagcCCCACAGGAACCAGATCCATTCACCTACG ATTACCACACCCTGCGGATCGGCGGCCTCACTATTGCTGGGATCCTCTTCATCTTGGGCATCCTTATCATCCTTA GCAAGAGATGTCGGTGCAAATTCAACCAACAGCAGAG AACTGGGGAACCTGATGAAGAGGAGGGAACTTTCCGCAGCTCCATCCGCC GTCTGTCCACCCGCAGGCGGTAG
- the Lgi4 gene encoding leucine-rich repeat LGI family member 4 isoform X2 produces the protein MGVSRLKAGSFLKMPSLHLLLFTSNTFSVIEGDAFIGLSYLQYLFIEDNKIGSISKNALRGLRSLTHLSLANNHLEALPRFLFRGLETLTHVDLRGNPFQCDCRVLWLLQWMPTVNASVGTGDCAGPPALAQIQLNHLDPKKFKCRATELSWLQTVGESALSVESFSYQGEPHMVLAQPFAGRCLILVWDYSLQRFRPEEELSAPSVVSCKPLVLGPRLFILAARLWGGSQLWSRSSPDLRLTPVQVLAPQRLLRPNDAELLWLDGQPCFVVADASKAGSTTLLCRDGRGFYPRQSLHAWHRDTDAEALELDGRPHLLLASASQRPVLFHWFGGHFERRTDIPEAEDVYATKHFQAGGDVFLCLTRYIGDSMVMRWDGSMFRLLQQLPSRGSHVFQPLLIASDQLVILGSDFAFSQVFRFEADKGILEPLQELGPPALVAPRAFAQVTVGGKRFLFAACFKGPTQIYQHHELDLSA, from the exons ATGGGGGTCTCCCGGCTGAAGGCTGGCAGCTTCTTAAAGATGCCTTCACTGCACCTGCT CCTCTTCACATCCAATACCTTCTCTGTAATTGAGGGTGACGCCTTCATCGGCTTGTCCTACCTGCAGTACCT CTTCATTGAGGACAACAAGATCGGCTCCATCTCCAAGAACGCCCTGAGGGGACTTCGCTCACTCACCCACCT AAGTCTGGCCAACAACCACCTCGAGGCTCTACCCAGATTCCTGTTCCGAGGCTTGGAGACTCTGACTCATGt GGACCTCCGAGGTAACCCGTTCCAGTGCGACTGCAGAGTTCTTTGGTTGCTACAGTGGATGCCTACGGTGAATGCCAGTGTGGGCACGGGGGACTGTGCGGGCCCCCCTGCCCTTGCTCAAATACAACTAAATCACCTTGACCCTAAGAAGTTCAAGTGTAGAGCCACAG AACTGTCCTGGCTCCAGACTGTTGGGGAGTCGGCACTGAGCGTGGAGTCCTTCTCCTATCAGGGGGAGCCTCACATGGTCCTGGCACAGCCCTTCGCTGGCCGTTGCCTGATCCTGGTGTGGGACTACAGCCTGCAGCGCTTCAGGCCTGAGGAAGAGCTGTCCG CGCCCTCAGTGGTATCCTGCAAGCCTCTGGTTCTGGGCCCACGCCTCTTCATACTGGCTGCCCGCCTATGGGGAGGCTCACAGCTGTGGTCACGGTCCAGCCCCGACCTGCGTCTGACCCCTGTGCAGGTCCTAGCCCCTCAACGGCTGCTGCGACCCAATGATGCCGAGCTCCTGTGGCTGGATGGGCAGCCCTGCTTCGTGGTGGCTGATGCCTCCAAGGCCGGCAGCACCACGCTGCTGTGTCGTGATGGGCGGGGCTTCTACCCACGCCAGAGTTTGCATGCCTGGCACCGCGACACTGATGCCGAGGCCCTGGAGCTGGATGGTCGACCACATCTGCTGCTTGCTTCCGCCTCCCAGAGGCCTGTGCTCTTTCACTGGTTTGGTGGCCACTTCGAGAGGCGCACAGACATCCCGGAGGCAGAGGACGTTTATGCCACAAAACACTTTCAGGCTGGAGGAGATGTGTTCCTGTGCCTGACACGATACATTGGGGACTCCATG GTCATGCGCTGGGATGGCTCTATGTTCCGTCTTCTGCAGCAACTTCCATCCCGAGGTTCCCACGTCTTCCAGCCACTACTAATTGCCAGTGACCAGTTGGTTATCCTGGGCAGCGACTTCGCCTTCAGCCAAGTCTTCCGCTTTGAGGCTGATAAAGGGATCCTGGAGCCACTGCAGGAGCTGGGCCCACCGGCCTTGGTGGCCCCCCGAGCCTTCGCCCAAGTCACCGTAGGAGGAAAACGCTTTCTATTTGCAGCGTGCTTCAAGGGCCCCACACAGATCTACCAGCACCACGAGTTGGATCTCAGTGCCTGA
- the Lgi4 gene encoding leucine-rich repeat LGI family member 4 isoform X1, whose protein sequence is MGGAGILFFLLAWTGAGVAWSPPKGKCPPRCSCSKETTLCEGSPELPESFSTTLLSLSLVRMGVSRLKAGSFLKMPSLHLLLFTSNTFSVIEGDAFIGLSYLQYLFIEDNKIGSISKNALRGLRSLTHLSLANNHLEALPRFLFRGLETLTHVDLRGNPFQCDCRVLWLLQWMPTVNASVGTGDCAGPPALAQIQLNHLDPKKFKCRATELSWLQTVGESALSVESFSYQGEPHMVLAQPFAGRCLILVWDYSLQRFRPEEELSAPSVVSCKPLVLGPRLFILAARLWGGSQLWSRSSPDLRLTPVQVLAPQRLLRPNDAELLWLDGQPCFVVADASKAGSTTLLCRDGRGFYPRQSLHAWHRDTDAEALELDGRPHLLLASASQRPVLFHWFGGHFERRTDIPEAEDVYATKHFQAGGDVFLCLTRYIGDSMVMRWDGSMFRLLQQLPSRGSHVFQPLLIASDQLVILGSDFAFSQVFRFEADKGILEPLQELGPPALVAPRAFAQVTVGGKRFLFAACFKGPTQIYQHHELDLSA, encoded by the exons ATGGGAGGGGCAGGGATTCTGTTTTTCCTGTTGGCCTGGACTGGGGCAGGAGTGGCCTGGAGTCCCCCCAAGGGAAAGTGTCCTCCTCGCTGCTCCTGCTCCAAGGAGACAACCCTGTGTGAGGGCTCCCCCGAGCTGCCTGAGAGCTTCTCCACCACGCTCCTGTCACT CTCTCTCGTCAGGATGGGGGTCTCCCGGCTGAAGGCTGGCAGCTTCTTAAAGATGCCTTCACTGCACCTGCT CCTCTTCACATCCAATACCTTCTCTGTAATTGAGGGTGACGCCTTCATCGGCTTGTCCTACCTGCAGTACCT CTTCATTGAGGACAACAAGATCGGCTCCATCTCCAAGAACGCCCTGAGGGGACTTCGCTCACTCACCCACCT AAGTCTGGCCAACAACCACCTCGAGGCTCTACCCAGATTCCTGTTCCGAGGCTTGGAGACTCTGACTCATGt GGACCTCCGAGGTAACCCGTTCCAGTGCGACTGCAGAGTTCTTTGGTTGCTACAGTGGATGCCTACGGTGAATGCCAGTGTGGGCACGGGGGACTGTGCGGGCCCCCCTGCCCTTGCTCAAATACAACTAAATCACCTTGACCCTAAGAAGTTCAAGTGTAGAGCCACAG AACTGTCCTGGCTCCAGACTGTTGGGGAGTCGGCACTGAGCGTGGAGTCCTTCTCCTATCAGGGGGAGCCTCACATGGTCCTGGCACAGCCCTTCGCTGGCCGTTGCCTGATCCTGGTGTGGGACTACAGCCTGCAGCGCTTCAGGCCTGAGGAAGAGCTGTCCG CGCCCTCAGTGGTATCCTGCAAGCCTCTGGTTCTGGGCCCACGCCTCTTCATACTGGCTGCCCGCCTATGGGGAGGCTCACAGCTGTGGTCACGGTCCAGCCCCGACCTGCGTCTGACCCCTGTGCAGGTCCTAGCCCCTCAACGGCTGCTGCGACCCAATGATGCCGAGCTCCTGTGGCTGGATGGGCAGCCCTGCTTCGTGGTGGCTGATGCCTCCAAGGCCGGCAGCACCACGCTGCTGTGTCGTGATGGGCGGGGCTTCTACCCACGCCAGAGTTTGCATGCCTGGCACCGCGACACTGATGCCGAGGCCCTGGAGCTGGATGGTCGACCACATCTGCTGCTTGCTTCCGCCTCCCAGAGGCCTGTGCTCTTTCACTGGTTTGGTGGCCACTTCGAGAGGCGCACAGACATCCCGGAGGCAGAGGACGTTTATGCCACAAAACACTTTCAGGCTGGAGGAGATGTGTTCCTGTGCCTGACACGATACATTGGGGACTCCATG GTCATGCGCTGGGATGGCTCTATGTTCCGTCTTCTGCAGCAACTTCCATCCCGAGGTTCCCACGTCTTCCAGCCACTACTAATTGCCAGTGACCAGTTGGTTATCCTGGGCAGCGACTTCGCCTTCAGCCAAGTCTTCCGCTTTGAGGCTGATAAAGGGATCCTGGAGCCACTGCAGGAGCTGGGCCCACCGGCCTTGGTGGCCCCCCGAGCCTTCGCCCAAGTCACCGTAGGAGGAAAACGCTTTCTATTTGCAGCGTGCTTCAAGGGCCCCACACAGATCTACCAGCACCACGAGTTGGATCTCAGTGCCTGA
- the Fxyd1 gene encoding phospholemman isoform X3: protein MQVCGFGKGGPVSVTVEAMASPGHILALCVCLLSMASAEAPQEPDPFTYGKRCRCKFNQQQRTGEPDEEEGTFRSSIRRLSTRRR, encoded by the exons ATGCAAGTCTGTGGCTTTGGAAAGGGTGGCCCCGTGTCTGTGACTGTAGA GGCAATGGCATCTCCCGGCCACATCctggctctctgtgtgtgtctcctctcCATGGCCAGTGCAG aagcCCCACAGGAACCAGATCCATTCACCTACG GCAAGAGATGTCGGTGCAAATTCAACCAACAGCAGAG AACTGGGGAACCTGATGAAGAGGAGGGAACTTTCCGCAGCTCCATCCGCC GTCTGTCCACCCGCAGGCGGTAG